One Cucurbita pepo subsp. pepo cultivar mu-cu-16 chromosome LG07, ASM280686v2, whole genome shotgun sequence genomic region harbors:
- the LOC111798480 gene encoding ethylene receptor 1-like has translation MESCYCIEPQWPADELLKKYQYISDFFIALAYFSIPLELIYFVKKSAVFPYRWVLVQFGAFIVLCGATHLINLWTFSMHSRTVAIVMTISKVLTAVVSCATALMLVHIIPDLLSVKTRELFLKNKAAELDREMGLIRTQEETGRHVRMLTHEIRSTLDRHTILKTTLIELGRTLALEECALWMPTRSGLELQLSYTLHQQNPVGYTVPINLPVISQVFSSNRAVKISPNCPVARLRPLAGSYVPGEVVAVRVPLLHLSHFQINDWPELSTKRFALMVLMLPSDSARQWRFHELELVEVVADQVAVALSHAAILEESMRARDLLMEQNVALDLARREAETAIRARNDFLAVMNHEMRTPMHAVIALSSLLQETELTPEQRLMVETILKSSNLLATLINDVLDLSRLEDGSLQLDIGTFNLHAVFKEVLNLIKPVALVKKLSLTLHLGPDLPAYAIGDEKRLMQAILNVVGNAVKFSKEGSISITAIVAKSETFRECRVQDFLPVPSDNHFYLRVQVKDAGSGISPQEIPKLFTKFAQTHTVATRNSSGSGLGLAICKRFVNLMEGQIWLESEGLGKGCTATFIVKLGIADQSNESKLPFTSKIHENNINASFPGLKVLVMDENGVSRSVTKGLLVHLGCEVTTAGSVEEFLRVVSQEHRIVFMDICTPGVDGYELTIRIREKFAKSHERPFMVVLTGNSDKVTKESCLRVGMDGLILKPVSIDKMRSVLSELIERRVLFETS, from the exons ATGGAGTCTTGTTATTGCATTGAGCCTCAATGGCCTGCTGATGAGCTCTTGAAGAAGTATCAGTACATCTCAGATTTCTTCATTGCACTTGCATATTTCTCCATCCCCTTGGAGCTCATCTACTTCGTAAAGAAATCTGCAGTGTTTCCTTACAGATGGGTTCTTGTTCAGTTTGGTGCTTTCATTGTTCTTTGTGGAGCAACACATCTTATTAACTTATGGACGTTTTCGATGCATTCAAGAACCGTAGCGATAGTAATGACCATTTCAAAGGTTTTAACCGCTGTGGTATCGTGTGCGACTGCGCTTATGCTTGTGCATATTATACCAGATTTATTGAGTGTGAAAACCCGAGAGCTGTTTCTGAAGAACAAGGCTGCTGAATTGGATAGGGAAATGGGACTCATACGTACACAAGAAGAAACGGGTCGACACGTAAGGATGCTTACTCATGAAATTAGGAGTACACTCGATCGACATACGATACTCAAAACTACACTTATTGAGCTGGGAAGAACTTTGGCTTTGGAAGAGTGTGCACTTTGGATGCCAACACGTTCTGGATTGGAACTTCAACTATCCTATACtcttcatcaacaaaatccaGTTGGGTATACCGTTCCCATCAACCTCCCCGTGATCAGCCAAGTTTTTAGTAGTAACCGTGCAGTTAAGATATCACCAAACTGCCCGGTGGCTCGGCTACGACCTCTCGCTGGGAGTTACGTCCCGGGAGAGGTGGTTGCTGTTCGTGTCCCGCTATTGCatctttctcattttcaaataaatgattggCCCGAGCTTTCGACTAAGCGATTCGCCCTCATGGTTTTGATGCTTCCATCAGATAGTGCTCGACAATGGCGCTTTCATGAGCTGGAGCTGGTTGAAGTTGTTGCTGATCAG GTAGCTGTTGCTCTTTCTCATGCTGCAATCTTGGAAGAGTCGATGAGAGCTAGAGATCTTTTGATGGAGCAGAATGTTGCTCTTGATCTAGCCAGGAGAGAAGCAGAAACAGCGATACGTGCCCGGAACGATTTCTTGGCTGTCATGAACCATGAGATGAGGACCCCGATGCATGCCGTAATTGCACTCTCTTCATTGTTGCAAGAGACTGAACTTACACCAGAGCAACGCCTAATGGTcgaaacaatattaaaaagcAGTAATCTCTTAGCCACTCtgataaatgatgttttggaTCTTTCGAGGCTCGAAGATGGTAGCCTACAACTGGACATCGGCACGTTTAATCTTCACGCTGTTTTCAAAGAG GTACTTAACTTGATCAAGCCTGTTGCACTAGTCAAAAAGTTATCATTGACCTTGCATTTAGGTCCTGATTTGCCAGCATACGCCATCGGTGACGAGAAACGTCTTATGCAAGCCATTCTTAACGTTGTGGGTAACGCcgtgaaattttcaaaagaaggcAGTATATCAATCACAGCCATTGTTGCAAAATCTGAAACCTTCAGAGAATGTCGAGTTCAAGATTTTCTCCCCGTGCCAAGTGATAATCACTTCTATTTACGCGTACAG GTAAAAGATGCTGGATCTGGAATTAGTCCTCAAGAAATTCCTAAACTGTTCACAAAATTTGCACAAACTCACACTGTGGCTACAAGAAACTCTAGTGGCAGTGGTCTTGGGCTTGCAATTTGTAAGAG GTTTGTGAATCTTATGGAAGGACAAATTTGGCTTGAAAGTGAAGGGCTTGGAAAGGGATGTACAGCCACTTTTATTGTAAAACTTGGAATTGCTGATCAATCTAATGAATCAAAGCTTCCCTTTACATCGAAAATTCACGAGAACAACATTAATGCAAGTTTTCCTGGGCTCAAAGTTCTCGTTATGGACGAAAACGG AGTTAGCCGGTCAGTAACGAAGGGACTTCTCGTACATCTCGGATGCGAGGTAACGACGGCAGGCTCAGTCGAGGAATTCTTACGAGTCGTCTCCCAGGAACACAGGATTGTTTTCATGGATATATGCACTCCTGGAGTCGATGGTTACGAACTAACCATACGCATACGCGAAAAGTTTGCAAAAAGCCACGAAAGACCGTTCATGGTAGTCCTCACTGGGAACTCAGATAAAGTAACAAAGGAGAGCTGCCTGAGAGTCGGCATGGACGGGCTAATACTAAAACCCGTTTCGATTGATAAAATGAGGAGCGTGTTGTCGGAACTTATAGAGCGTCGTGTTCTATTTGAGACTTCTTGA